In a single window of the Pseudomonadota bacterium genome:
- a CDS encoding lectin-like protein encodes MKKFIVLLLLALLLPVGVAVAAQVQWLDNGHYYERVDGSFTWADANTDANGKSYLGLQGHLVTITSAEENLFLTNDANLGDGNSNLLHSHWTGGFQPPGSTEPDGGWSWVTGEAFSYSNWELGEPNDSGATEDRIIFDHGIHSDGKAWNDLTGTVATAGYVVEYESTAVPLPSAFLLFAPGLAGLAAIRRRFTK; translated from the coding sequence ATGAAAAAATTTATTGTTTTGTTGCTTTTAGCGTTGCTGCTCCCCGTGGGTGTAGCAGTGGCTGCCCAAGTGCAATGGTTAGACAATGGACATTATTACGAGAGAGTCGATGGAAGCTTTACGTGGGCTGATGCTAATACTGATGCGAATGGCAAGTCTTACCTTGGATTGCAGGGGCATCTCGTAACCATTACATCAGCTGAAGAAAATCTATTCCTTACCAACGATGCGAATCTCGGCGATGGGAATTCGAATCTGCTTCATTCCCACTGGACCGGCGGGTTTCAACCCCCTGGTTCGACTGAGCCTGACGGAGGATGGTCCTGGGTAACAGGTGAAGCATTCAGCTATAGCAACTGGGAATTAGGAGAACCGAATGATTCGGGGGCGACTGAAGACCGTATCATCTTTGATCATGGAATCCATTCGGATGGGAAAGCGTGGAACGACTTAACCGGCACAGTGGCTACTGCTGGTTATGTGGTGGAATACGAAAGCACTGCCGTTCCCCTTCCTTCTGCATTTCTTCTTTTTGCCCCTGGTCTTGCCGGTCTTGCAGCAATAAGGAGAAGATTCACAAAGTAA